In the genome of Campylobacter helveticus, the window TTCCAAGAAGAAAGTGTGCGGACAGCGATGAGGGGGATGTTTTATTTTCCAAAATGGCTTTCTTATTTACTTGGCGATAGAAAAAGGGCAAAAGCAGGAGAAGTGATAAGAAGGGCATTAAGCGATATTATAAAACCGCGTTATGATGAAGCGAATTTAGAAAAAAGCTCTTATGAAGATATCCTTGCTTCTTTACTTTTGGTTGTCGATGCGAAGACAAATGAGCGTTTTTCTTTTGAGGAAATTTTAGACCAAGTGGCGATGCTTTTTTTGGCTGGACACGAAACGACCGCAAGCTCACTGACTTGGACATTATACCTTTTAAGTTTATATCCTAAGGAACAAGAAAAAGCTTTTAAAGAAATTTGTGAGGTTTTGCAAGATAGTGAAGAGATAAAAATAACCCATCTTAGGCAGTTTAAGTTTCTTACTAATGTTTTTAAAGAAGCACTAAGACTTTATCCACCTGTGGGCTTTTTTGCTAGGGAGGCTAAGAAAGACACGCAGGTTAGAGATAAGCTTGTCAAAAAAGGCTCAGGCGTGGTAATCGCACCTTGGCTGATTCACCGCCACGAACTTTTTTGGCAAAATCCTCACGGCTTCGACCCTTCGCGTTTTGAAAGAGAATATAAAAAAGACGCTTATTTACCTTTTGGTATGGGGGAGAGAATTTGTATAGGGCAGGGCTTTGCTATGCAAGAGGCGATTCTTATCTTGGCAAATATTTTGCGAATTTATAAGCTTGGGCTTAAAGAAAATTTTGTGCCTGATGTAGTTGGACGACTTACCATTCGTTCGGCAAATGGAATGTGGATAAAATTTAGCAAAAGATGAAAAAGTTAGGTCCTAGAATTCGCACTAGGATGCGAAAGAATATTAAAGGAAGTCTTAAGGAAAAACTTGCTGGCACAATTTTACTTTGTGCCATTGTGCCTTTGGCTATCTTCGGCTATTTGTTGATTGCGATTGTGGGAATTTTTTTTAATACAGCTAGAGCTAGGCAGGGTGTTAGAGCTTTAGACCATTTTGTTAATGCGAGTTTGTTTAATGGTTATGCTTGGGAAAGTGTTTCCTCTCACGCTTGGAGGGAGAGAAATCGCAAGAAATGGGCGAAAATTGTGATTAAAATTACTGATTTTTTCCAAAAGGACCACTGCAAAAGAGCAAATCGCAGAGAGCAGCCTGTGGTCGATTTCATACTTTCAAGAAAGCTAGACCAGCAAACCATAGGCAAATAGCTATTTTATAATCACAACCGCCATTGCTAAGCCCTTATCGTGCGTAATGCTTAATTTAGCTTTTTTAATGTGAAATTTACGCATTGTTTTTTTGGAGAATTTGAGTTTAGGGGCGTTTTTTTTGCTTTTTGAAATTTTAATATCTAAAAAACCACAATGCTTAGAAATTCCAACGCCTAAAGCTTTACTTGCTGCTTCTTTTGCAGCCCAAAAGCCCGCTAAAGTGGCTGGATTTTTAACGAGGATTTGTTCTTTTGGACTTAAAAATTTATTAAGAAAAGATTCGGCGTGTTTGTTGTGGATTTTTTCTATTCTCTCTATGGAGATTAAATCACAACCTACACGCATTAAGAGACGACAAAGTCTGTAAAATAGACATTTTTAATAAAACCATCGGTTAGAATTTCGTTGATTTTTCCTACAAGTTCATCTTTTAATCTTTCTTTGCCCTTGGTTGTGCTGATTTCTTCAAAGGTTTTAGCCGTTAGGGTGCGTATGATGACATCACGGATGATAGCAACCTTTTTATCAAGCTCTGTTTTTAAAAGTTCGCTATTTTGTTCAATTTCTATGGTGCATTTAACATAGCGTGTTCCACTATCGCTTAGCAAATTTAAAGTAAAAGGCTCGAGCGGATACATAGGACCTATATTAGCATAATCGCTTCCCCTTTGTGTCGGTGCTTGAGCGGTTTTTGTGTTTGATTTAACTTCTTCTTTAGGTGCTTCAGTTACCGCACCTTCATCATTTGAAGTGGAGGTAAGAAGATAAGCGATAAAACCCATAATAGTAAGAAGTAAAACGAAAAGGACAACAACAATGATGATAACAAGCGAACTGCTTTTTTTCTTTTTCTCTTCCGTATTTTCTACTTCTTCTTCCATAAATTTTTCCTTATTTGTGAATTTGTCGTAAAATTGTAGCAGATTTTTTTAAAATATTATTTAAATTTTTAAGGAAAATTTTATGCTAGATGTGATTTTTAGAGAATACGACATAAGAGGACTTTATGGTAAGGAACTCAATGAAAAAAGCGTGAAAGCCATAGGCTTTTGCCTTGCTGAGCTAATGCTTAAAAGAGGGTGTAAAAATGTGAGTGTAGGAAAAGACGCAAGGTATAGTGGCGATGAGCTTTTTTCTTATTTGGTGAGTGGCTTAAATAAGGCCGGGATTAAGGTTTATGATATAGGGCTTGTGCCAACGCCACTTGGGTATTTTTCACTCTATGAGGGCTTGAAATTTGACGCAAACATTATGATAACAGGCTCACATAATCCTAAAGACTACAACGGCTTTAAAATCACCATAGGTAA includes:
- a CDS encoding cytochrome P450; this encodes MSGCPFFPKPYKNKASTLLTFLLKRRSWLDGLYERSYKMQTGYVKMPNFDLYVINDTKEVKRMMVDEVREFPKSELLHRLLSPLLGESIFTTNGEVWHRQRELLKPSFEMTRISKVFNLMSEAVADLMARFEKYPNHSYIEVDEMMTFVTADVIFRTIMSSKLDKNEGRKILEAFVTFQEESVRTAMRGMFYFPKWLSYLLGDRKRAKAGEVIRRALSDIIKPRYDEANLEKSSYEDILASLLLVVDAKTNERFSFEEILDQVAMLFLAGHETTASSLTWTLYLLSLYPKEQEKAFKEICEVLQDSEEIKITHLRQFKFLTNVFKEALRLYPPVGFFAREAKKDTQVRDKLVKKGSGVVIAPWLIHRHELFWQNPHGFDPSRFEREYKKDAYLPFGMGERICIGQGFAMQEAILILANILRIYKLGLKENFVPDVVGRLTIRSANGMWIKFSKR
- the fliL gene encoding flagellar basal body-associated protein FliL — protein: MEEEVENTEEKKKKSSSLVIIIVVVLFVLLLTIMGFIAYLLTSTSNDEGAVTEAPKEEVKSNTKTAQAPTQRGSDYANIGPMYPLEPFTLNLLSDSGTRYVKCTIEIEQNSELLKTELDKKVAIIRDVIIRTLTAKTFEEISTTKGKERLKDELVGKINEILTDGFIKNVYFTDFVVS
- the acpS gene encoding holo-ACP synthase, which produces MRVGCDLISIERIEKIHNKHAESFLNKFLSPKEQILVKNPATLAGFWAAKEAASKALGVGISKHCGFLDIKISKSKKNAPKLKFSKKTMRKFHIKKAKLSITHDKGLAMAVVIIK